AATTTTTTCAGAATAAGGaagatttccctttcttttcttgaaatcagCATAAGCCCATTTCTAGACATGACGTGTACGCATAAAGAGCCAATGTCATATAGCAATATAGCAGCCAAAGCCTGAAATAAACTATGAGCGAATCAAATCCTGTAGCGTATCAAAAGAGTACTCAAGGAACAGTTCACCCAACATTAAGAACTGTACTAATATAACTCATAATATTTAacagtcaaaagagaaaaagcagaccATCTCACTGTTAGATAGATGTCAATAAACTATTtgggaaaagcaaattaattcaCATGAATATTAATGTTAGAAATGAATGTTAGAAAAGAATTGTTAACTTTGGAGACAACTCCTTAGGATGAGGGGGGTGGGTTAGAGATGTTTCCTATTAGCATACAATCGTATCTATTCTGAAGCCATTAGGAAATGTGAATGGTAACTCTTCTTCAAACCATCaaatggagaaagataaattaagTGTCTTTGCCTCAGATGTTATCTGTCAGAAATCAATCATATCAGGTACTCAGAAAGCCTAGAAATGCTGGGACATTGTTGTTCTTACCTCGAACAACAACTGATGCTTCCAGGGACGTGGTTTCTTGGGAAGCACAAGCTCATTCATTTTGCTGTTTAGGAAATTAGACTTTGATCCAAAAGCTGACAACATAGATTGTCCTACTGTCTTCCCTCCTGCTGTGATGCTGGAGGGTCTgtcaaaggaggaggagggggaggatcAGGGAGAACGTGAAGGTAAAGACCAGGGCTCCTCTCCAACTGCTCCATTTGTCAGACCTAAgctgaagagagaagagaagcttTAAAGTGGATGAAACATTGagtccattttaaataaatgttttactttttacatacaaaaaatgtacaaattataAATGTACACTTTTCACAAAGTAAAAACATGCATGTGACTAGCACCCAAGTAGCTGGATATTACCAGCAGCTCAGGAGCCTCCTTTAAGTACTCCCTTCCATCCCTGCTCAAAGGGAATCCTTCACTTGATTCTTAATAGGATAGATTAGTTTTCTCTGTTCTTAAAGACTCTAAAAAGAAAgtattgtcttctttcacttaatattgtGTTTATGAGATCTGTCCATGATGGTGTGGTATTTATTCTCATTGTTGTATGAATAgaccataattttttttactcattATTCTCTTGACAGTTTAGTTATTTCCTgttgggctattataaataatgcccCAATGAACATTGTTATACATCTTTTTCTGAACGTCTGTGTACATTTCTAGATGAAATATCTAAGTCATTGGAATGTCTAAATTTAGCTTGGGGAGATACTGCCAAGAAACTTTCCCAAAGTTCTGATTTATACTCACATTCATAGGACATGAGAGCTCCAGTTGCTCCACACTTTGCCAGCGTTTGctgttttccatcttcttttacTTTGTCCTTTCTGTTaagtatgtagtggtatctcactgtggttttgattttcatctctCTAATGTCTAATGATGTTGAgcctatttatatatttataggcTACTTAGAATTTCTCTTTGATGATGTCTTTGTTCAAAACATTTGCCTGTTGGATTGTCTGTtttctcaccctctctctctctctctctttttttccttgtatttgaTTTGCCCATCCATTATACtactccctctttcttttccttctttttgtttactACAAACTCTCCTTCCTCTCTATACTGTAAATacccaggaaacagagccagaGTTGTCTTATCTCAGTATCAGCCTCAGAGCCTGACAatctaaattcttaaaaatacctGCTCAAAAACACTTGTTGATTTGCATTATAAGAGTCTCTTTATCTGCTAAATTAGCCCAAGGCTCTAGTCCCTGGATTCTACTTGGATTCTAAATGTGGTAAGAATTTCTCCTCTAGAATAGTTGCAGCAAAACCAAAATCAGCTCTCTGTGTAGAGACAATCTAGGGGGTGTGTTTAAGTGTTAGGAGCCACTCGATAGTTGATAACTATTTGAGAATCTTGGGAAAATATGAAGAAGGTCAAATGATCTTTTGCAATCCTGGAAAGAAATTTTTCTGGTATGTGATATTGTGCTATAATTTCTTCCATCTTGTTATACCTCCAGTATTCTTCTCCTGCACATAAATCTTCAGTTCATCTGAAAGTGCCTCTGTTGTCTTTCTCCAATTTTCACGATCTGGCTCAAACTACCTCACTGTCTCTTCTAGAAGTGCCCACGTCGCCTCCCTTCATGTCCATTCTTTTCACATTGCAAACTTCCcaattctattttctctttcccatgATTTTCAGTTAACCTGATTTAATCTTCTCCTGGTCATTTCCTGGTCATTAATCTCCTGGAAATTAGCTAGGAGAAGTAAATACCTGTTTTGCCTGATGGAAATAATCCGGATGTAAATAATTTGAAGATGGCCCATTTAATTTTAGCATGTAAATTTTAATAGAATGTAATCACATAAACATCCATGTTTCACAAtgtatgaaaacaataaaaatgctaattCTGTGGATTACAGCCTTTAAATTCTGTTCTGTACTGAGCTCTATAACATACAGTTCTAGTAGATCTCTGTGTCTATAATCACCTCATGAAGGTACTTATCAGTGATTATATTTTTacagagatttttatttatctagttccttccaaaaaggaaaactcaaagtCAACAGGAATTGATGTTTCATGTTTGCCCAGCAGTTGTCAACCTTGGCTGCATGTTAGAAATCCTGGGGAGTGTCTAAAAATTAGTGATATCTGGGCTCTACCCCAGACCAattcattttcagaatttctaGAGTAGAGCCCATTCACCAATATGTTTTAGAGACTCCCCAGAGAAATCTAACACACAACCTAAGTTGAGAACTGCTGAGTCTACGactaaaaatatgaagaaagaaatacgataagttaaaaaataaaatgttgaaaagttaATAGTCAGTACTACATTTAAGTTTGCAAGTCTGTATCCTCAGAGGCGGGTGAGAGTCCTCTCTTTGGCCCAGTACTGGATTTCTGCTTGTCCAAATGTAAGGTAAAAAACCAGGCCAAACATGTTGACAGCAGCAGCCAAGAAAAAGACATTCCTCCATCCCGACACAGAATCCTGGAGGCAAAAAACACAGAATTACTAGCCTCACAGTTCCTTCTCCCCCAGTTCTAGAAACCCTCCATTTTGTGTACTCTAGCACTGATCCCAAAGAATATAGGGCACAATATACAATAGCCACTTAGCATCATGAGTTATCAAAGAAGGTTTGaaactgttgggaaaaaaaaggactcaaaaaTGAACGTTGGGTTTTGGGTTGGGATGGATTTTTCTTTAAGCCCAAATAAATTAACCTACACTAAtgttttttctagaaatttggaTCTCAACACtcataaaaaaaagtcatattacTCTTTGAAAATTATGCCTAAAATGACAGCattgtgttctgttttgttttggttttagcaGTTTACAGAAATCACAACATCTCCTTAGATGGACAGCTCAATGCAATGTGAGTTATATTTGGTCTGCCTATTTGATTCTTCTCATTCAGCCCTTGTAAGTCATAGTTCATTTCTGCCATCATAGTCACAGTGGATTCCTAGCAATCTGGTCAAAAATTAACCTGAAAACTAGATCACATAGagatgtattaaaaacaaaatgaattttttttttttaagttgactctCAGTATCCTGCCATCCCAGCCTGGTTCTGCCTTTCCATCTTCCCTACCAGCCCACACTTGGCACTGAGCAAGCCTCACGGGCCATGCCCCCTGCTGTGTCTCACAGCCATTCTCCTTTTACCCATGACTTCACCTCTTTAAGCTGGCCTCAGGACCCTTTGTGTTTCcactttatgatttaaaaaaaaaaaaattggagttaATCTGAGCAGATTCTTCATAACCTTTCCATTCCGCTCCCGTGTCTTCATCTCTTACTGTTCCTTCACTCTGTTCATAACCAAGAGCTGTTTCATGCTTTTGTTCCTCTAGGAAGTCATCTATGCTATTTTCTTTGCCTGAATTGCTGATTTTCATCAATCTAACACCTATTCATTTCTATAAATTCAGCtgatatttctctttccctgggaAATCTGACCTACCAGACTCTGATTTAGAGTCCTCTATGAATAGAGTCATTGTGTTGACATCCATGTTTATTTTCACCATCAGACCATACAGTCCTTGAGAGCAGAGGCCCTGCTGTGAACCCCCAGTGCCTAAAACAATACCTGCCATTTGCAGATGTTCAATAAACTGGCCCAACCTGACTGATAAGGAATCCGGTGGCAGTGGAAGAGATGATTCCTGCGATGAGCCCAAATCCCCTGGAGATTCCCATGAGGAAACTTGCATATCTGTGGGGAGATGGTTTTCTAGATGACTTTATGTAGAAAGTTGCTTATGGCTTTTCAGCAACTCAACTTTAATGCACTTCACCTCTCATAGCAAAGTCATTTAGCCCTAATGCAGCTTTTTGTTCACCTCAAGACAGTTAGGGTAATGTCTGTTTGCCAATCCTGAAATCACCTAGCCACTGACTCAACAACTAGGGAACAACTCCATCTCCCAGGAACCCAGTTTCCCACATGAGCTGCTCAGCGTGGCAGGCAGTTTATACACTGGACGGAACAACAGACTCTGGACAAACagcctgggtccaaatcctggctctgcctttggGTGATCTTAGGTGTATCACTTAACCTCCTTGGGCCTGTCTTCTCccctataaaatgaggataacaatagAGCCAATCTCATGTCGTTGTAAGGATTAGATGTGTTGATATATGACAAACCCTTCGAATTGGATTTAGCTCATGGCAAGTATATGCATATGTGGTAGCTAATATCATCAATACTCGGGAAGATTTTCCAAGACATATATGTGTGGGTCTTTTCCTAGATCATACAGTCCAATCTGTAGTGGGGAAGCTAGGGGACTTTTTCATCTAAATGTTACTGCCCAAGATAGGGCACTGTTGTTCTAAAAATGCCTTAGGTCGTGGCCACATACTGACATTTCTAGTTATTTGTTATTACTCTGCCATCATTCTGTGTATGTCAACAAGAAGGAGTAGCAAGAAGACTGTGGCCTAAACTTCTGgaagggcctggggaaggggacaaACAGGTAAAGCTCTTACCTGGGGGCGATGTCTAAGGTGTTGATGATGAACCCTGAATCACACAGGTTGCTGGTCCCAGGAATAAGTATCAGCAGAATGATGGTTGTTATGTAACTGGAAGCCACAAAGGGCAAGGCCACAGCACACAGCGATGGAAGGAGGAGCCCTGGGCAATGAGGACACACCGTTAGGAACCTTCTTGGGCCATGTGTAGGAAAAAGGATTGGTTAACTGAGTCCCGCCTGTCCTTACCTAGTGATGAGAAGAGTTTTCGCACAGTGATTAATCTGAGAAGATTCCTGGACAGGAGAAAATCTGCCAACTGACCTCCTAGAATTGTACAACTTGAGGCAGCAATAAAAGGCAGGGAGGACAGAACCCCActctgaaggaaggaaatttaTATAGTGAGTGATTACAGAGATGCATATGACACCAAAGTTTGTCAGTTACACAGACCAAGCAGTAGCCCACCCTCCTGACGTTCTAAGCAATTTTAAGGAAATTAGCATCCTTTTCCACCATCCTTCCATCCAAGAGGAACACTGTCTCAGGTAAGAGAGCCAGCACTTGCAGTACACTGGTCCCCAGAGAAGAGCACTATTCATCTCTCAGGGAAATGGAAGAATCAGCCAATCTGTAGTTGCATAGTGGTCAACAACACAGTTGCTGCAGCAGCTCGACCACTCAGTAGTTGTGTAATTCAAGGCTGGTCATCTCACTTCTATGTGTCCTCATTTCTACACCTGTGCAATGGGAATTATTCCAGTGCCTCTCTCAAGATcactgtgagggttaaatgagtggTTATTTGAAAAGCCGGATTGTAGCAGGTAGCATAGAACTATTTCTCCTGTTGCCACTATCATTTTCATAGAAGTAGAGGGAGCATACTCACGTCACTGATGTTGACATGGAGCACAGAACTGATGTACGTTGGTAGGTATGTTATGATTATGGTGCATAACCAGAAATGGCTGAAAAACCCTGTGAAAATGGCCCAAAGTGGTAGGCATCTGATCATAGCCTTTATGGGAACAGATCTTCTAGGAGAACTGGACTGAAAGGAAATATCTAATCAACACGGGTATTACAACAGGCCAAAGGATGCCTCTCATGAGAGCCCCACCACCTACCCTGCAGATCTCTGCATGGTCCACAGGTAGAAAAAGTGCACTGTACCTGTCGAGGCAGAGAGGACACGATGTGTTCCTTTTCCCTGATGCTTATGCATGGGTGGTGTGAGGGATCATCATAAATCACTGTGAACCACAGGAGACAGCAGACACAGCCAATGCTACCTGGGAAGCCAGGACCCAATTGTTTTCAGGTAGATGTATGTACTGGGGGAAGGGAGTTTCCTCTTAAGTAGCacacctccccccatcccccaccccccaccaaacaCACATATCAATTCATGATTATTCCACCCTAAGGACCTAAATTTTCCCATCTCTTAATTTCAATTCATCTACAAATCTCCTATTCACCAAATATATCCAGATATCACCTCtcaaatatatctcaaatatAGAGGGCCATTTGTCAACATCAGAGCCCTCTAGAGAGAGAGGAGCATGAAGGTACCATTGCATAGCTGATTAATTACTCTTCAGACTCCAGTGGTTGTAGTGCCATGTGTCATTAGCAGCAATTTCTTAATATACACATTACTGTCTTATTTTGGAATATCTGAATAGTCAGGATTGAAGAAGAAACTATTCATCTGTATACAAAGCAACCTACCATAAAGTCAGTGTGGCAAGGAAAAATTTCCAACACATTTGCAAAAGACAGTGTTATTTGTATTCAAACAATACATCCACAAtgaatttccagaaaaatatttcttgacagTACCTGATTAACATGTGTGGACCAAAATGGCCTGGGATTAGCATCATTAATGAGAAAGCCATACTAGCCAGAACCATACGGAATGATACCATTTAGTTGtaacaacagaacagaaacttGTCTTATTGCTGAGATCTGTCATTCAAAGAGGTTCTATGTTGAAAGACTCTGTGGActaatattctttaaattccCTCTAAAATCACTGGAtttatccattcttttatttgtaaAGCTGTAAGTCCAGCACTATAATAGTGCCAAAGTCACTAAAAAATTATAGGATGGGTTTCTTGCTTCAATTATTTTACAGTCTagtggagagggaaagggggaaataaaTAATTACACACCAACAACATAGTCTAGAGAAGAAATGATCAGTAAGACTCCTAGAGGACAGCAAGCCTTGCTCTGATGGGATAAGCCTTGGTGGTCCCCGTAGGGAAGGGTATATTTAATGTGAGCTTTGTAAGATTCACCTGGTAGAGAACAGATTAAAGGCATCTTGGcagaaataataatcataataaaatatgaagACACATTGAAAATGTGCATCACCAGCTATGACATCTTAACCACAGAGAACAACTTGATCTGGGATTTCAGATGTGGTGGCAGAGATTCTATAGGAGATGCCTGAGAGGGTAAGGCTGTCCTCCTGATTTCTCAGAAATCAGAACCATGCACATCATCATCTCCTAGACTAGAATAAGAAATCTACTAATCCTCAGCGttattcttcattttccatttaaCAAAGAGCATTTTCTCTCAAATGGGAAGAATGTGGGCAGTAGGTAATGGAAGCATCAAAACAAACGCCTGGGAAGTGAAGGTGTTAAGATTTAAGAGAAAGTAACTCACCAAAGATGTAGAAGATAAAAGGCCAGCCCAAGGCCTGTGAGATTAGTCCCCCAACACAGAGGATGATGAAGGACCCAAATGCTACCCctgaaaagaagagggagaaagaacactTAGGAAAATAGCAAAGGCTGAGACTGAGTGGATTCCCTGGACATTGTCCCAACAGGGAGGTGGCAGACTTAGAATTACTGGGTGATAAGCATTTTTCTTCCATCTCACAGATCTCCCACAGTAAAGTCCTATAAAGtaattagaattaataagtgatATTGATGTCCCCTGACACTTCAATGGCTCCTTAACACCTATGTGACCAAATCCAAATAGTTTGTCATAGAAACTCTGCAGACATAGCCTACCAGTATTTCCTTGTAGTTAGAGTTACATTCTGGCAGGAGCAATGTGAGACtggcaacagaaaaggaaactcttaCAAAAATTAGTAAGATAAAGTTCTTGACCTCAAGGAGCTTTCAGTCCAGTTGGAGAGAAAAGTGCGAACAAAATTCACTATTATAAGTGTAATACAATGTAGACTTTGGAGTCTGAACATATTTTACAAAGACCCACAATAAGAAATGCATCTTACATGGCAAtacaatatatacacaaatacacacacacacacacacacacacctctcaaGCAAAAGTTTCATGGATCAATACCGAGCCTTACCATGTGCAATTCACTCCAATAGTTTCTTTTCTAGtcccttatttttaaatactggttTTGACCCTGCTAAATTGATTTTATGACCCCTACAATGGATCCCaatatgaattttgaaaaagagggGATGTGAAATACAAATATGATAGTAAAACTACAAGTTTCTATAAAAGTATACAtaaggataaaattaaaacagatgataaaataaacaaatttcttacATGAGCTAAGCAGTAGGACAGATGGAATTTGGGTAAAAGAAGCTGGGATCAGAAGACCCTCCAGGCAAATGAGTCAGTAAAAATAGAGCCAGAGAGCAGTTAAGTGCAGATTGTAGGCAGTGCAACCTGAGCCTTGCTTACAGAGGGCTGCTGAGGGGAAAGGCAGGTTGAGATCAAATGGTAAAGCATCTTTATATCCATGCAGGAAGCAGGTCAGTCTTTTTCTGTAATCATGGAGGAACACAATGAAGATTCCCAAGCAGACTGGCAAAAATACCCCATCTGTGCTTTAAGAAGATAATGTGGCTTTGATGGGAAGAGAAGTATGAAGGAAACAAAGCTAGAGGAGAGAGAAGACCAGCTGAGAGCATCTGTACATAGAAGAGATGGTGACAACCACAATGGAAGGAACCAGAATGCAGGAGGTCTGCTTTAGAGAAGACATCTACAGGATGGAGCCGAGCATTAGATCTGGGAGTCAGAGGCTTGATGAACCTCATTCTGTTCTTCAAGTAGACACTCTCAGTGCTATCAGTTGGGGCAAGTAGCAATGACAAAGTTGCGGAGTCCTTTAGTATGATCACACATGATAGAGGGACAGTCTAGCATGGGGACTGAGAGTGTGCACTCTGggaccagactgcctgggctcaaatctCACTTCTACCCCCTCCTAGCTATTTGTGTCTGGGCAATTTACTTTATCTCTGTCTACTTTAATTCccttctttataaaatgagagtTAAAAATAGTACTTATATTAaagattgttgtgaaaattagCTAAAATAGTAAAGAGCTCATTATAATTTGGGCTCTTTAAAGTCTACTTTCCAGCCTGATTTGGCTCCTTATCACTGATAGCCTTAATTCTCACTTGTGTATCTTTGCTAAAATGGTGTTTATACAGTTTATTTGATCTTTTTCCATTTATGCAAATTCTTAAAGTTCTAAACTTTTTCCTACAATGTTTTTCTGGTTAGCTCATGATGGT
The Camelus ferus isolate YT-003-E chromosome 20, BCGSAC_Cfer_1.0, whole genome shotgun sequence genome window above contains:
- the SLC17A2 gene encoding sodium-dependent phosphate transport protein 3 isoform X1, translated to MDEQPSIRKGPEICSLRYGLALIMHFSNFTMITQRVSLSIAIIAMVNSTQQPGLFNASTERPLEFTFNHSNRSIKEFNTRASVYEWSPETQGIIFSSINYGIILTLIPSGYLAGIFGAKQMLGAGLLISSLLTLSTPLAADFGVILVIVIRTIQGMAQGMAWTGQFTIWAKWAPPLERSKLTSIAGSGVAFGSFIILCVGGLISQALGWPFIFYIFGSIGCVCCLLWFTVIYDDPSHHPCISIREKEHIVSSLPRQSSSPRRSVPIKAMIRCLPLWAIFTGFFSHFWLCTIIITYLPTYISSVLHVNISDSGVLSSLPFIAASSCTILGGQLADFLLSRNLLRLITVRKLFSSLGLLLPSLCAVALPFVASSYITTIILLILIPGTSNLCDSGFIINTLDIAPRYASFLMGISRGFGLIAGIISSTATGFLISQDSVSGWRNVFFLAAAVNMFGLVFYLTFGQAEIQYWAKERTLTRL
- the SLC17A2 gene encoding sodium-dependent phosphate transport protein 3 isoform X2, which gives rise to MDEQPSIRKGPEICSLRYGLALIMHFSNFTMITQRVSLSIAIIAMVNSTQQPGLFNASTERPLEFTFNHSNRSIKEFNTRASVYEWSPETQGIIFSSINYGIILTLIPSGYLAGIFGAKQMLGAGLLISSLLTLSTPLAADFGVILVIVIRTIQGMAQGMAWTGQFTIWAKWAPPLERSKLTSIAGSGVAFGSFIILCVGGLISQALGWPFIFYIFGSIGCVCCLLWFTVIYDDPSHHPCISIREKEHIVSSLPRQSSSPRRSVPIKAMIRCLPLWAIFTGFFSHFWLCTIIITYLPTYISSVLHVNISDSGVLSSLPFIAASSCTILGGQLADFLLSRNLLRLITVRKLFSSLGLLLPSLCAVALPFVASSYITTIILLILIPGTSNLCDSGFIINTLDIAPRYASFLMGISRGFGLIAGIISSTATGFLISQVGPVY